From the Pseudodesulfovibrio alkaliphilus genome, one window contains:
- a CDS encoding efflux RND transporter periplasmic adaptor subunit, with the protein MTTPPSSAVNADQLQRLVLLEKRARACEDRRELTFVMVNETSGLAPYRQAALWVGEPGRSKSGSARRGVAGKIVALSGLAHPADNSTFNVWLAALIGRHADSTRAGEPCALSVAPESEDMRMWREYLPDKGLWIPLPLAKHAATDEAGATRPVSDGSLQAGLVLWRDEEWTNQDAAMLALLGDAYSHAWRSLGGDTRSWFGSGGWGGALARLRSRGWRLALLLALVAVLFFPVRHSALAPAEVVPRAPFTVRAPLHGVVERVDILPNDTVKQGDLLVLMDAQDIKGKLESARQTLAVAEAELRQRQQQALFDDRSKATLGVLLSQRDQAASEAAYLEDMLARTEIRADRSGIAVFDDPQEWSGRPVSLGERIMVIADPLDVELEAHLPLADAITLHPGARVRLFLNAEPASPVEAALDRVGYRAVPVADGTLAYRVRASFEPGANEAAPDLRVGLKGTAKLYGEQTVFAVYLLRKPLILFRLWLGI; encoded by the coding sequence ATGACCACTCCACCGTCGTCCGCGGTCAACGCGGACCAACTGCAGCGGCTTGTTCTTCTGGAAAAACGCGCCCGTGCCTGCGAGGACCGGCGCGAGTTGACCTTTGTCATGGTCAATGAAACCAGCGGCCTGGCACCATACCGGCAGGCCGCGCTGTGGGTTGGGGAACCGGGCCGATCCAAATCTGGCAGCGCCCGCAGGGGTGTGGCCGGGAAGATCGTGGCCCTATCGGGCCTTGCGCATCCTGCGGACAACTCGACATTCAATGTCTGGCTCGCCGCCCTTATCGGCAGGCACGCCGACTCGACGCGGGCGGGGGAGCCTTGCGCTCTCTCGGTGGCGCCGGAATCCGAGGACATGCGGATGTGGCGGGAATATCTGCCGGACAAAGGGTTGTGGATTCCGTTGCCCCTGGCCAAACACGCCGCGACTGACGAGGCCGGGGCCACGCGGCCTGTCTCGGATGGATCGCTTCAGGCAGGGCTGGTCCTGTGGCGGGACGAGGAGTGGACCAACCAGGACGCCGCCATGCTTGCCCTTCTGGGTGACGCCTACTCCCACGCCTGGCGTTCCCTGGGAGGGGACACCCGTTCTTGGTTCGGCTCAGGCGGCTGGGGCGGAGCACTGGCCCGGCTGCGTTCCAGGGGCTGGAGGCTGGCATTGCTGCTTGCGCTTGTTGCGGTATTGTTTTTTCCGGTGCGCCATTCCGCGCTGGCTCCGGCCGAGGTCGTTCCGCGGGCGCCCTTCACGGTGCGCGCCCCGCTGCATGGCGTTGTGGAGCGGGTCGACATCCTCCCCAACGACACGGTGAAGCAGGGCGACCTTCTTGTTTTGATGGATGCGCAGGACATCAAGGGAAAGCTCGAGTCGGCCCGGCAGACTTTGGCCGTGGCCGAGGCCGAACTGCGACAGCGGCAACAGCAGGCGCTCTTTGACGACAGGAGCAAGGCGACCCTCGGCGTACTCCTGAGCCAGCGCGATCAGGCCGCCAGCGAGGCGGCCTACCTTGAGGACATGCTGGCTCGGACAGAAATCCGTGCCGATCGCTCCGGCATAGCGGTGTTCGACGATCCGCAGGAGTGGAGCGGGCGGCCGGTCTCCCTGGGCGAGCGTATCATGGTCATTGCCGATCCGCTTGATGTGGAGCTTGAAGCCCATCTGCCCCTGGCTGACGCCATCACGTTGCATCCCGGTGCTCGTGTCCGCCTGTTCCTGAATGCCGAACCGGCCTCGCCTGTGGAGGCCGCTCTGGACCGTGTCGGATACCGCGCCGTTCCTGTGGCGGACGGGACGCTGGCCTATCGCGTCCGGGCAAGCTTCGAGCCAGGCGCAAACGAGGCCGCACCGGATCTGCGCGTGGGGTTGAAGGGAACGGCGAAGCTTTATGGAGAGCAAACGGTTTTCGCCGTATATCTGTTGCGCAAGCCTTTGATCCTGTTCCGGCTCTGGTTGGGCATATGA
- a CDS encoding efflux RND transporter periplasmic adaptor subunit, whose product MRVLFALFALLVPLTAQAGSAELEAVPVQLHGVGAMTTPGSDGQRAQIVAIRQAVISSELAGRITALHFREGERFKKGDILVSYDSALFRARLDRAVQAEAAALKRLNVAQELRDLDSISVADYEQAKSDLSVARAETSAERVMVNRCQIAAPFSGRVGETYVRASEHVAEGTKLFSIYDDSAFEVEAIVPSRWLAWIKPGHPMTIAVDETGASHQARVLRMAGVVDPVSQSVKIVALIEGPRNEQGGMPLMPGMSGTVFVVPPQPVQSETIR is encoded by the coding sequence GTGCGAGTGCTGTTCGCGCTGTTTGCGCTCCTGGTTCCCCTGACGGCCCAGGCGGGTTCGGCCGAGCTTGAAGCAGTCCCGGTTCAGCTCCACGGCGTCGGAGCGATGACCACGCCCGGTTCAGACGGCCAGAGAGCCCAGATCGTCGCGATCAGGCAGGCCGTAATTTCCAGCGAGCTGGCCGGTCGGATCACTGCCCTGCACTTTCGCGAGGGCGAACGATTCAAAAAGGGCGACATCCTCGTCTCCTACGACAGCGCCCTGTTCAGGGCCAGGCTCGACCGCGCCGTCCAGGCAGAGGCCGCTGCCTTGAAACGGCTCAATGTCGCACAGGAGCTGCGCGATCTCGACTCCATAAGCGTGGCGGATTACGAGCAGGCCAAGTCGGATCTTTCCGTGGCCAGAGCCGAGACCAGCGCCGAGCGCGTGATGGTCAACCGATGCCAGATCGCGGCACCGTTTTCCGGCCGGGTGGGGGAGACATATGTTCGTGCGTCCGAACACGTGGCCGAGGGGACAAAGCTGTTCAGCATCTACGACGACAGTGCCTTTGAGGTGGAGGCCATTGTGCCTTCACGCTGGCTGGCCTGGATCAAGCCGGGCCACCCCATGACCATTGCCGTTGACGAAACCGGGGCAAGCCATCAGGCCCGGGTATTGCGCATGGCCGGAGTCGTGGACCCTGTCAGCCAGTCCGTCAAGATTGTCGCCCTGATCGAAGGCCCCCGCAACGAGCAGGGCGGCATGCCTTTGATGCCGGGCATGAGCGGGACGGTCTTTGTGGTCCCTCCCCAGCCCGTCCAGTCGGAAACGATCCGGTAG
- a CDS encoding TolC family protein — MKTRTINPFLKLPAMLGVLLLSVLLSACAVSKPPALSHEDMITLAAADHATMFSSQEPILGPVTLEEAVARAIKYNLQHRQALMERALASNLTDIRHFNLLPKLTAEAGYRVRDNDDASSSESINTGRQSLEPSKSRERSGETAKLEMTWNILDFGLSYFEAKAHGNKTLAAEERRRRVVSDIIRQTRAAYWAAVSAERMRDEVAATLGQARQALEQSREAERRRLTTPVVALRYQRDLLNMMRQIEQLDNELAKAKAELASLMNLAPGTKYALVVPEGPMTEPKLSFELPSLESLAMVRRPELREQSYLARNAVLETQSAMLRMFPNATLFGGVNYDSNDFLVNNTWTSAGVQVGWNLFKLLSLPAERKAGENRERVAVLRRQALRMTVLSQVHIAWHQRHYAQKAFERARDLCELQTAIREQTEHAAASKSETRLELIRTRVETLLAVHARDMSYAEMMKAQDAVYQAAGLDSMPEEISDQSVAGLASAIAEQGRMNELGHVNAPFLNLAYVPAGQANAVADAQAGRSAPAVQAAPAAKAPGVSGQAVAQSGEAGRHPAIRLVVGRPWEDLGSLQGD; from the coding sequence ATGAAAACCCGAACCATCAACCCCTTTCTCAAGCTCCCTGCCATGCTGGGCGTGCTGCTCCTGTCGGTTTTGTTGTCCGCATGCGCGGTGAGCAAGCCTCCGGCGTTGAGCCATGAGGACATGATCACTCTGGCCGCCGCCGACCATGCGACCATGTTCAGCAGCCAGGAGCCGATCCTTGGCCCGGTCACTCTGGAGGAGGCTGTGGCCAGGGCCATCAAATACAACCTGCAACACCGGCAGGCGCTCATGGAACGGGCGCTGGCCTCGAACCTGACGGACATCAGACACTTCAACCTGCTGCCCAAGCTCACAGCAGAAGCCGGTTACCGGGTCCGCGACAACGACGACGCGTCGTCCAGCGAATCGATCAACACCGGCCGCCAGTCGCTGGAGCCCTCGAAAAGCCGCGAGCGTTCAGGGGAAACCGCCAAGCTCGAAATGACCTGGAACATCCTTGACTTCGGCCTCAGCTACTTCGAAGCCAAGGCCCACGGCAACAAGACCCTGGCGGCAGAGGAGCGCCGCCGCCGCGTGGTCAGCGACATCATTCGCCAGACCCGTGCCGCATACTGGGCGGCCGTTTCTGCAGAGCGGATGCGTGACGAGGTCGCGGCCACCCTCGGGCAGGCCCGGCAGGCCCTTGAGCAGTCCAGGGAGGCGGAGCGCCGTCGGCTGACGACGCCGGTAGTGGCTCTGCGCTACCAGCGCGACCTGCTGAACATGATGCGTCAGATCGAACAGCTCGACAATGAACTGGCCAAGGCCAAGGCGGAACTTGCCTCCCTCATGAACCTGGCTCCGGGAACGAAATACGCACTGGTCGTTCCCGAAGGTCCGATGACGGAACCCAAGCTGTCCTTTGAGCTGCCTTCCCTGGAATCCCTGGCCATGGTGCGGCGGCCGGAGCTGCGAGAGCAAAGTTATCTGGCCCGCAACGCGGTCCTGGAGACCCAATCGGCCATGCTGCGCATGTTCCCCAACGCAACGCTCTTTGGCGGCGTGAACTACGACAGCAATGATTTTCTCGTGAACAACACCTGGACCAGCGCCGGAGTGCAGGTGGGGTGGAACCTGTTCAAGCTCCTCTCGCTCCCGGCGGAGCGCAAGGCAGGAGAAAACCGTGAAAGAGTGGCCGTTCTGCGCCGTCAGGCGCTGCGGATGACAGTTCTTTCCCAGGTGCACATCGCATGGCATCAGCGCCATTACGCCCAGAAGGCCTTTGAACGGGCCAGGGATTTGTGCGAGCTGCAAACAGCCATCCGCGAGCAGACCGAACACGCCGCTGCCAGCAAGTCGGAAACCCGGCTGGAACTTATCCGCACCAGAGTGGAGACCCTGCTGGCCGTCCACGCCCGCGACATGAGCTATGCTGAAATGATGAAGGCTCAGGACGCCGTGTATCAGGCCGCCGGTCTTGACAGCATGCCTGAAGAGATCAGCGACCAGAGCGTGGCGGGTCTTGCCTCGGCAATCGCAGAACAAGGCAGGATGAATGAACTCGGTCATGTCAACGCTCCCTTCTTGAACCTGGCCTATGTCCCGGCCGGACAGGCCAACGCCGTGGCAGACGCACAGGCCGGACGGTCCGCTCCTGCCGTTCAGGCCGCCCCCGCAGCCAAGGCGCCGGGCGTATCCGGTCAAGCCGTGGCGCAATCCGGGGAAGCGGGCAGGCATCCTGCCATCCGCCTCGTTGTCGGCCGTCCATGGGAAGACCTGGGTTCATTGCAGGGCGACTAG